In Hermetia illucens chromosome 5, iHerIll2.2.curated.20191125, whole genome shotgun sequence, a single window of DNA contains:
- the LOC119657401 gene encoding cytochrome P450 307a1-like has translation MEILILFGALMLICIFIIRYLMIVYECLRKVEVVTKITSVKNSSSGNVTVKKTYKQAPGPLPWPILGNLALLAQFEVPFEGFTELAKKFGDVYALTMGTTRCLIVNNLDLIREVLNKNGKFFGGRPDLLRYNWLFGGDRNNSLALCDWSQLQQRRRNLARKYCSPRDASNFFAKMSDVGCFEMEEFMDKLQKIVKPGKDFHLKPLIMQACANMFIQYMCSVRFDYADESFQLIVHYFDEIFWEINQGYAVDFLPWLLPFYLPHMKKLSKWATTIRQFILERIVRDREQNLEKDEPEKDFTDALLKTLAEDETVSRDTIIFMLEDFLGGHSAIGNLVMLALAFISRYPEIAREIQKEVDHITNNGARKVNLYDTDTMPFTVATIYEVLRYASSPIVPHVATEDACISGYGVTKGTIVFINNYELNTSEKYWINPKDFNPNRFLEKVKLEHFKMKRTTSLDPEPELVSSHVSKLVPDKDGYVKHVRTNIPHFLPFSIGKRTCIGQNLVRGFGFIMLANILQTYDVSSNTPDQIKTYQACVALPPKTFTLSLTPRTSK, from the exons ATGGAAATCTTAATTTTATTCGGTGCATTAATgctcatttgtattttcatcaTTAGATATTTGATGATAGTGTACGAGTGCCTTAGAAAAGTTGAAGTTGTTACTAAGATTACTTCGGTGAAAAACTCCTCAAGTGGTAATGTGACTGTGAAGAAAACTTACAAGCAAGCGCCCGGCCCTTTACCTTGGCCAATCCTGGGAAACTTAGCACTTTTAGCGCAATTTGAGGTTCCCTTCGAAGGGTTCACGGAACTAGCAAAGAAGTTTGGTGATGTGTACGCATTAACAATGGGCACTACGAGATGTTTAATTGTTAACAATTTGGATTTAATCCGGGAAGTGCTGAATAAAAATGGAAAGTTTTTTGGTGGCCGGCCGGATTTATTACGATATAATTGGCTATTCGGAGGCGATCGAAATAATT CTCTGGCCCTCTGCGATTGGTCCCAGTTACAACAAAGGCGTCGTAATTTAGCGCGCAAATATTGTTCCCCTAGAGACGCAtctaatttctttgcaaaaatgAGTGACGTTGGATGTTTCGAAATGGAGGAGTTCATGGATAAGCTCCAGAAAATAGTAAAACCCGGCAAAGATTTCCATTTGAAACCACTGATCATGCAAGCATGTGCAAATATGTTCATCCAATATATGTGCTCAGTACGCTTTGATTATGCTGATGAAAGCTTTCAACTTATCGTTCATTATTTCGATGAAATTTTTTGGGAAATCAATCAAGGATACGCTGTAGATTTTCTTCCGTGGCTCTTACCTTTCTACCTACCACACATGAAAAAATTATCTAAGTGGGCTACCACAATAAGGCAATTCATTCTAGAACGAATTGTGAGAGATCGGGAACAAAATTTGGAAAAGGACGAACCAGAAAAGGATTTTACTGATGCTTTACTTAAGACACTGGCAGAAGATGAGACAGTATCGAGGGACACAATTATTTTCATGTTGGAAGATTTTCTAGGCGGACATTCCGCAATTGGTAATTTGGTGATGCTGGCTCTTGCGTTCATCTCTCGATATCCAGAAATTGCAAGGGAGATTCAAAAGGAAGTTGATCACATTACAAATAACGGTGCCCGGAAGGTTAACTTATATGATACTGACACCATGCCTTTTACGGTTGCCACTATTTATGAAGTACTGAGATATGCATCTTCCCCAATTGTGCCGCACGTAGCAACGGAAGACGCCTGCATTTCAGGCTATGGAGTCACGAAAGGTACAATCGTTTTCATAAATAATTACGAACTAAACACTAGTGAGAAATATTGGATAAACCCAAAGGACTTCAACCCAAATCGATTTCTTGAAAAAGTAAAACTTGAGCATTTCAAAATGAAGCGAACAACATCCTTAGATCCAGAGCCGGAGTTGGTTTCAAGCCACGTAAGCAAACTGGTTCCCGATAAAGATGGCTACGTAAAACATGTTCGGACAAATATACCCCACTTTCTACCATTCAGCATTGGTAAACGGACATGTATCGGCCAAAACCTAGTTCGAGGATTTGGATTCATAATGCTTGCAAATATTCTACAAACCTATGATGTCAGTAGCAACACTCCAGACCAAATAAAGACCTACCAAGCCTGTGTCGCGCTCCCACCAAAAACGTTTACGCTTTCTCTAACACCGCGAACTAGCAAGTGA